Genomic DNA from Hyperolius riggenbachi isolate aHypRig1 chromosome 10, aHypRig1.pri, whole genome shotgun sequence:
tgtggcatgctgatttatcaacacattgatcacatttcatacgtgtcatcttaaacgatttcttttccagcacttcagtgtcaaaaatcactggctatcatctgtctggctctctttcctctgtctgaaatctctctcctggctttcccactccttgtcagctttacaggactgatggctggcttatcttatggaggattgaagaatcatcatggctcagtaattttctcccaaaatgtcagctatcgcatcgtctggcctgcttctactcagctgtgcctgctgcatctttctccttctcctgtctgctccaactgccaactcaacccctcagaaagctgttatatcttccctaacggctcccctgcttgtgtgtctggttgcttagcaaccttccctcagccatcagctctgcctaccaacatattacacattacaactaagggcaaaatgcccttacttaacaaacctgtgtcagcagcatctctatttaaagctgctgaccaggtaataatataagaataaaaataaatagatcccccctctttctacctgctacactactctctgactcaccctctgaactgtccccctcttcatctcctctattgggaacatacagaggatccctatcatcgtcatcatcgtaatcatcctgcccagcttcgcttgcctcagacaaatccaaacatgcaccatcaataggtccttcatcctccttacacgttacatccatagtgttgccgcgtaactcagacatatgagctggtgaaaattcatctggctgtaacaacaatggctgtgcatcagtgatttcaacactaaataattcttgcgaagtgtcaaatgcagcggaagtggtgctagtagtagcgctggtggctgagcaagatgaggtgttctgtgtcgctaaatactcaaccacgtcctgacaatcttgggaggtgatgggacgtgccttcttccgagcactgtactgtgggccaggtccacacgaaattacatttacacgacctcgcacagacctgccgggtggccttcctctggctctggcactacctcttcctctacctgttttgtccatatcgggtatgcatggagtggtatatcacactgcgtgcactcacgtaggtaggtgggttcacttaactgcacaggtatgcgcactgatgcggtgggttcactgaacacaacaggtatacagtggcgggttcactgaacagaacaggtatgcagtggcgggttcactgaacaggtatacagtggcgggttcactgaacagaacaggtatacagtggcgggttcactgaacacaacaggtatgcagtggcgggttcactgaacagtacaggtatacagtggcgggttcacaaaacaggtatgcagtggcaggttcactgaacagaacaggtatgcagtggcgggttcactgaacagtacaggtatacagtggcgggttcactgaacacaacaggtatgcagtggcgggttcactgaacacaacaggtatacagtagcgggtccactgaacagaacaggtatacagtggcgggttcactgaacagaacaggtatacagtagcgggtccactgaacagtacaggtatacagtggcgggttcactgaacacaacaggtatacagtggcgggttcactgaacacaacaggtatgcagtggcgggttcactgaacagaacaggtatacagtagcaggtccactgaacagaacaggtatacagtagcggatccactgaacagaacaggtatacagtggcgggttcactgaacagaacaggtatacagtggcgggttcactgaacacaacaggtatgcagtggcgggttcactgaacaggtatacagtggcgggttcactgaacacaacaggtatacagtggcaggttcactgaacacaacaggtatgcagtggcgggttcactgaacagtacaggtatacagtggcgggttcacagaacagaacaggtatacagtagcgggtccactgaacagaacaggtatgcagtggcgggttcactgaacagtacaggtatacagtggcgggttcactgaacagaacaggtatacagtagcgggtccactgaacagaacaggtatgcagtggcgggttcactgaacagtacaggtatacagtggcgggttcacagaacaggtatgcagtggcaggttcactgaacagaacaggtatgcagtggcgggttcactgaacaggtatacagtggcgtgttcactgaacagaacaggtatacagtggcgggtccactgaacagaacaggtatgcagtggcgggttcacagaacaggtatgcaggggcaggttcactgaacacaacaggtatgcagtggcgggttcactgaacaggtatacagtggcgggtccactgaacagaacaggtgggttcacagaacaggtatgcagtggtgggttcacagaacaggtatgcagtggtgggttcactgaacaggtatgcagtggtgggttcactgaacaggtatgcagtggtgggttcactgaacaggtatgcagtggtgggttcactgaacaggtatgcagtggtgggttcactgaacaggtatgcagtggtgggttcactgtacaggtatgcagtggtgggttcacagaacaggtatgcagtggcaggttcactgaacaggtatgcagtggcgggttcactgaacaggtatgcagtggtgggttcacagtacaggtatgcagtggtgggttcacagaacaggtatgcagtggtgggttcactgaacaggtatgcagtggtgggttcacagtacaggtatgcattggtgggttcacagaacaggtatgcagccaggaacaagctaagcctaactaatctttccctatgagagacagtctgcagcagctcgccctactctcactaatgcaggcacacgagtgaccgtaatggccgccgctgcctgccttatataaggggggtggggctccaggggctagtgtagcctaattggctacactgggcctgctgactgtgatgtagagggtcaaagttgaccctccatgtgcattatggggtgaaccgaacttccgcaaaggttcgcctgcgggacgcgaacgcgaaccacggaagttcgcatggaaccgttcggcccaactctagtcacagcacaatgggaaagaggtgccagtaatcctcctcctcctcccatgtccacgcaggcaaggacaggatgctctagcgatctgaTGGTGATGTCAAACATGCAGATTTTCCTTAGTCCAACACCTCACctcagcccttcgggatccaccccgaCCGTcatgtagccgactacctggccttaaagtgaatgggaaccgcatttaaaaaaaatgagaccgatacttacccaaggagagggaaggctctgggtcctatagagccttccagctcctctcctggtcccctcgatcAAGTGCTGGCTCGCCTGGTAGCAGAATTTGActgaattagtcaaatactgctttatccggccgaaggaggcttcagaagtcttcagggagcccgagtgctcctgaagaagggcggccctgtactgcgcctgcgcaagaacacgctcacgcctgtgcagtatggagccgcacgtcttcgggaggacacggctcccgaagacttccaaataccctttcgacgggggattgaaacgggggggggggggggagctagcacaggatagagagcaccgagagaggagatggaaggctctatacgacccagagccttccctctccttaggtaagtatttgattcatttttttaaaatgtggttcccattcactttaagtgcgGATATggacactatgagcagcgatgaacccctgggctactgggtgtgcaggcttgacctgtagccagagctgtcacaatttgccatcaaacttctggcttgccctgcctcagcacagcaggaggcattgtcactgacaatagaagtcacctaggtcaaaaaagtgttcagtatctcacctttattaaactgaatgaggcatggatcctgtagGGCTaccgcctgcccgaagactaagtcagtccccacacagcatctctgcctgcatgccacgTGACTGCTGGCCTGAAGACTACGTCGGtcaccacacagcatctctgcctgcacgccgcgtGACTgcttgcccgaagactaagtcagtccccacatggcatctctgcctgcacgccatgtgacagcctgcccgaagactaacacagtccccacacagcatctctgcctgcaggccgcttgactgccttctccgccaccaccaacagagtccgggactccaggtggattcctgaatgtttaaggccgctgctagcagcggccgctaccaaaaaatattaatttttctggtgtgtgtacatgtctaatttttctggctgcactgtgactgcaacaacaacaaaacaataggCATGtaaatgtgtcaattcccctacatgattgttaccttgccgtggtgaaggcgcttgcatatcacaatgaagcaatgacctatataagTGTGTTGGGACCCTCAGCAGAGCTTATAAAAggtaatctggacttacctggggcttcctccagccctccacAGCCAGCGAGGTCTCTGCGTCCTCTGGTTCCCTCCATGGTCCAATTGGTGGCTCTGTTAACCCGGCAATTTCACTCGAAGTCGCGCATGTGGGCTCTGTCTGCTCCCCTGGCATGTCGCCATGCCGGTCGCTGTACGCATCCTATGAATACGCAGTTCTCAAAAGACTGAACTATGCATGCGCAGCATGCTTATGGCAACAGACGCGGGATTACGCCGGTTGAGCGGATGTGCCACACATGCACAACTTCAGCTGAAGTCACGTGTTAACAGCGCCGCCAGCGGGACCACTGAGGAGACTTAGCGGACTCCaagggaccttgcgggctacgggaggctggaggaagccccaagtaagtcaaGATTGCCTTTTTTTTTAGCTCTGCTCAATGTCCCTTTAATAGATCACACAGGCTTTCCTCTGCTCTCCAGTGTAAATCATGGCACATATGTCTAATAACTGCTGTTACACAGTGTGGGTCCTTTCAAACCCAGACAGGATATATAACTAGTAATCATTTACAGGGTATACAACAGTAGAAAACTCGTCATAGATATGGTGTATTGATTAACATGAGCATTATCCTACAATATATTTATGTGCTTTTGTTGTTATATTGTCTGGCAATATAACTACTTGCATTTTTTAATGGTATGTTCATTACTCAGAAACCACTGCCCTTTGTTGAGTTATCCACAACCCTTCTGTTACATGTTGTTACATACCTTGCTGAAGAGCGAATTCAGGAAGGGAGAGTATGTCTTGGTTGTAATGCTTTGGGTGTCACTGACCCTTTTGCCTTTGTGGTGACCTCTGCCAGTGGCATAATGTCCATCATCGTGGCTATGGTGAGGGCTTTTTTTCTCATGGCTTTTACTGCTAGCAATATGCACCTCACTATGATTATGGTGAGTGGTCTTTTGATCATGGTTTCCTCCTTCTCCTTCATTCAGGCCCTTTTTGTCCCCTTCGTGGCCAGCTGTTATCCCATTCTTTCCCCTAGCTTCTCCTCCACCTTTACTTCTTGCACCAGTGTGGTCCTTGACCATGTCATGTTCTGGGGTGCTGGATGCCTTTACTCCAGAGCTACAAGACATAATATGCTCCCCTGTAGACTGTCAGTTTAAGACTGTGATGATCAGAGCAGTAGAGCACACACTGGATTATCAGTAATCTAATAACATCAACTTGTTCTGAGCTATGTTAAAGAGTTTAAAGAGCTTACTAAGAGGGCATGTGACCTGTACTTTGCTTTTCTTAATGTACACACATACTGACATATCTACTCACAGTCATTCTGCTTATATGCCCACTACAAACAAATTCTACAATAATATTGTAGTTACTCATACtaaattaataaaaatgtttgat
This window encodes:
- the LOC137533904 gene encoding calcium-binding protein 4-like isoform X2, translated to MSCSSGVKASSTPEHDMVKDHTGARSKGGGEARGKNGITAGHEGDKKGLNEGEGGNHDQKTTHHNHSEVHIASSKSHEKKSPHHSHDDGHYATGRGHHKGKRVSDTQSITTKTYSPFLNSLFSKERDLAPEEMDVGGRVDFEDFVELIGPKMLAETENMVGVRELKIAFREFDVNGDGHISGLELRDAAQSFLGEPLNPSEVQEIIHDVDLNGDGRVDFDEFVMMLSSR